In Nitratiruptor sp. YY09-18, a single window of DNA contains:
- the rpsJ gene encoding 30S ribosomal protein S10: MEKIRLKLRAYDHRVLDRSVSAIVEAVKRTGAEIKGPIPLPTKIRKYTVLRSPHVNKDSREQFEIRIHSRLIDIVSATPDTVDSLMKLDLAPEVDVEVRSMGE, translated from the coding sequence ATGGAGAAGATCAGACTCAAGCTTCGTGCTTATGATCATAGGGTGTTAGATAGAAGTGTCTCTGCAATCGTAGAGGCTGTGAAGAGAACGGGAGCGGAGATTAAAGGTCCGATTCCATTACCAACAAAAATCAGAAAATATACAGTTCTTAGATCACCACACGTTAATAAAGACTCTAGAGAACAGTTTGAAATCAGAATTCATTCTAGGCTAATCGATATCGTATCAGCAACACCTGATACAGTTGATTCACTAATGAAGCTTGACTTGGCACCAGAAGTGGATGTCGAAGTTAGGTCAATGGGCGAGTAA
- the rplC gene encoding 50S ribosomal protein L3, translating to MEFIVEKIGMSRTIGIPSVPVTLLKVKEAKVCEIVGDNKAIVAYGSGKKRNKAIEGQQKKYGLTPEFNRFVTLKVANSEPGNLDLSPLGEAKRVKISFNSKGRGFSGVVKRWNFAGGPDSHGSRFHRAPGSVGMCEWPGRIMPGQKMPGQYGNKKVTVQNEVVSFDPENGILVVKGSVPGPNGALGKVRIVK from the coding sequence ATGGAATTTATCGTAGAAAAAATCGGAATGAGTAGAACAATCGGTATCCCTAGTGTACCAGTAACACTACTCAAAGTGAAAGAAGCAAAAGTTTGTGAAATTGTCGGTGACAATAAAGCTATCGTGGCTTATGGATCAGGCAAGAAGAGAAATAAAGCGATCGAAGGCCAGCAAAAGAAATATGGCCTAACACCTGAATTTAATAGATTTGTAACCCTTAAAGTAGCAAACAGTGAGCCAGGTAACCTTGACCTCTCGCCACTTGGTGAAGCAAAAAGAGTGAAAATTAGCTTCAACTCAAAAGGTCGTGGATTTAGTGGTGTTGTAAAAAGATGGAACTTTGCTGGTGGTCCTGATAGCCATGGTTCAAGATTTCACAGAGCACCAGGTTCGGTAGGTATGTGTGAATGGCCAGGACGCATTATGCCTGGACAAAAAATGCCTGGACAGTATGGAAACAAAAAAGTAACCGTACAAAACGAAGTAGTAAGCTTTGATCCAGAAAATGGAATTTTGGTTGTAAAGGGTTCAGTACCTGGACCAAACGGAGCACTTGGTAAAGTAAGGATTGTCAAATGA
- the rplD gene encoding 50S ribosomal protein L4 produces the protein MSKAIVLNNNFEKEQEVAVPESFQGINPHNLYLYVKAYLANLRANNAHTKNRSAVSGGGRKPWQQKGRGGARAGSIRSPLFVGGGVAFGPTNQKNYTQKVNKKQKRKALEFALNEKAENGALFIVDEIKVESGKTKDAAAIVKKIGARDVLFVKDAIDEKTFLAFRNLPNAYLIEPNELNAYLASAFYAVVIEKPVWEKIVKEG, from the coding sequence ATGAGTAAAGCAATAGTTTTGAATAACAATTTCGAAAAAGAGCAAGAGGTAGCGGTTCCTGAGAGTTTCCAAGGGATTAACCCGCATAACCTCTATCTCTATGTAAAAGCATATCTTGCGAACTTGCGTGCAAACAACGCACATACTAAAAACAGAAGTGCTGTTAGCGGTGGTGGACGTAAGCCTTGGCAACAAAAGGGACGTGGTGGTGCACGTGCTGGATCAATTAGAAGTCCTTTGTTTGTTGGTGGTGGTGTAGCATTCGGTCCTACAAACCAAAAGAACTACACACAAAAAGTAAATAAAAAGCAAAAGAGAAAAGCTCTTGAATTTGCTTTGAATGAAAAAGCAGAAAATGGAGCGCTCTTTATCGTTGATGAGATCAAAGTTGAATCAGGCAAAACAAAAGATGCAGCAGCTATCGTCAAGAAGATAGGTGCAAGAGATGTTCTTTTTGTGAAAGATGCAATTGATGAGAAGACTTTCTTGGCATTTAGAAACTTGCCAAATGCATACTTAATCGAACCAAACGAACTCAATGCATATCTAGCGTCAGCATTCTACGCTGTTGTCATTGAAAAACCAGTTTGGGAAAAAATAGTAAAAGAGGGCTAA
- a CDS encoding 50S ribosomal protein L23 translates to MADITDIKSIVYTEKSLGLQEEGYIVIQTSDKVTKNQLKSILKEYFGVTPVKINSLRMKGKTKRFRGIEGKRDNYKKFYVKLPEGAKIESLAV, encoded by the coding sequence ATGGCAGATATTACAGATATCAAATCAATCGTTTATACTGAAAAGAGTTTGGGCCTTCAAGAAGAGGGATATATCGTTATCCAAACAAGTGACAAAGTGACAAAGAATCAACTCAAATCAATTCTCAAAGAGTATTTTGGAGTTACTCCAGTCAAAATCAACTCTCTTCGCATGAAGGGCAAAACGAAACGTTTCAGAGGAATAGAAGGGAAGCGTGATAACTATAAAAAGTTTTACGTGAAGTTGCCTGAAGGGGCAAAAATCGAAAGTCTAGCGGTGTAA
- the rplB gene encoding 50S ribosomal protein L2, translating into MAIKKYKPYTPSRRFMSVVDSSDITAKPSVRKLLVKLPARAGRNNQGRITSRHKEAGAKKLYRIIDFKRNKFGVPGRVATIEYDPYRNCRIALVVYRDGDKRYIIQPSGLKVGDTVEAAEGGLDVLPGNAMKLKNIPVGTLVHNIELKPGKGGQMARSAGAYAQIMGREDKYVILRLPSGEMRKVLGECMATVGVVGNEEYINIVIGKAGRNRHRGIRPQTRGSAMNPVDHPHGGGEGKTGPSGHPVTPWGMPTKGYKTRRKKASDKLIISRRKKK; encoded by the coding sequence ATGGCAATAAAAAAATATAAACCGTATACGCCTAGTCGTAGATTTATGAGTGTTGTTGACAGTAGCGACATCACTGCAAAGCCTAGTGTGAGAAAACTCCTTGTCAAACTTCCTGCACGTGCTGGGAGAAACAACCAAGGACGTATCACTTCACGCCATAAAGAGGCTGGAGCGAAAAAACTCTATCGTATTATCGATTTCAAACGTAACAAATTTGGCGTACCTGGCCGTGTAGCAACTATCGAGTATGATCCATACAGAAACTGTAGAATCGCACTTGTTGTTTACAGAGACGGTGACAAAAGATACATTATTCAGCCAAGCGGCTTGAAAGTAGGTGATACAGTTGAAGCTGCTGAAGGTGGTCTTGATGTATTGCCAGGCAATGCTATGAAACTCAAAAACATCCCTGTGGGTACACTCGTGCATAATATCGAACTCAAGCCTGGCAAAGGTGGCCAGATGGCAAGAAGCGCTGGTGCATATGCACAGATCATGGGTAGAGAAGATAAGTATGTGATCTTGCGCCTGCCAAGCGGTGAGATGAGAAAAGTCCTTGGTGAGTGCATGGCAACTGTGGGTGTTGTTGGTAATGAAGAGTATATCAATATTGTTATTGGCAAAGCCGGTCGCAATCGCCATAGAGGTATAAGACCTCAAACAAGAGGTTCAGCAATGAACCCAGTTGATCACCCGCATGGTGGTGGTGAAGGTAAAACCGGTCCTAGCGGACACCCTGTAACACCTTGGGGTATGCCAACGAAAGGGTACAAAACACGTCGTAAAAAAGCTAGTGATAAACTCATAATCTCTAGAAGAAAGAAAAAGTAA
- the rpsS gene encoding 30S ribosomal protein S19, whose translation MARSIKKGPFVDDHLMKKVLKAKETGDKKPIKTWSRRSTIVPEMIGLTINVHNGRQFVPVYITENHVGFKLGEFAPTRTFKGHKGSVQKKIGK comes from the coding sequence ATGGCTAGAAGTATCAAAAAGGGTCCATTCGTAGATGACCATCTTATGAAGAAAGTGCTCAAAGCGAAAGAGACCGGAGATAAAAAACCTATCAAAACTTGGTCTAGAAGAAGCACAATTGTGCCAGAGATGATAGGTCTTACAATTAACGTACACAATGGAAGACAATTTGTTCCTGTATATATTACTGAAAACCATGTTGGCTTTAAACTTGGCGAATTTGCTCCAACAAGAACCTTTAAGGGACACAAAGGTTCTGTGCAGAAGAAAATTGGTAAATAA
- the rplV gene encoding 50S ribosomal protein L22: protein MSKAVLRFIRLSPTKARLVAREVQGMNAEEALAALEFTPNKAAKVISKVIASAVANGGYEPNEVVVTSCRVDRGPYLKRFRPRARGRASRIMKPTSHIYVEVAQKKDS from the coding sequence ATGAGTAAGGCAGTATTGAGATTTATCAGACTCTCACCGACAAAAGCGAGACTCGTCGCGAGAGAGGTACAGGGTATGAATGCCGAAGAGGCATTGGCAGCTTTGGAGTTCACACCAAATAAAGCAGCAAAAGTAATCTCAAAAGTGATTGCAAGTGCTGTTGCAAATGGTGGATATGAACCAAATGAGGTAGTTGTTACTTCTTGCAGAGTAGATAGAGGACCATATCTTAAGAGATTTAGACCAAGAGCAAGAGGTCGTGCAAGCAGAATCATGAAGCCAACTTCTCATATTTATGTAGAAGTAGCGCAAAAGAAGGATAGCTAA
- the rpsC gene encoding 30S ribosomal protein S3 has product MGQKVNPIGLRLGINRNWESRWFPDHNKMPDRVEEDHKIRKFLKKELYYAGISNIIIERTAKKLRVTIVAARPGVIIGKKGADIEKLKEKLQRLVGKEVFINIKEEKRPQASAQLAAENVATQLERRVAFRRAMKKVIQAAKKAGVKGIKVQVAGRLGGAEMARTEWYLEGRVPLHTLRAKIDYGFAEAHTTYGVIGVKVWIFKGEVLQKGIQPERTERPKRRAPRRRS; this is encoded by the coding sequence ATGGGTCAAAAAGTCAATCCTATAGGTTTAAGACTTGGAATCAATAGAAACTGGGAATCACGCTGGTTTCCGGATCATAACAAGATGCCGGATAGAGTGGAAGAAGATCATAAAATCAGAAAATTTTTGAAAAAAGAGCTCTACTACGCAGGAATCAGCAATATTATTATTGAAAGAACTGCAAAGAAGCTCAGAGTTACTATTGTAGCTGCACGTCCGGGGGTTATCATCGGTAAAAAAGGTGCAGATATCGAAAAGCTCAAAGAGAAGTTGCAAAGACTTGTGGGCAAAGAGGTTTTCATCAATATCAAAGAAGAGAAGCGTCCACAAGCATCTGCGCAGCTTGCAGCTGAAAACGTTGCAACGCAGCTTGAGAGACGTGTGGCATTTCGCCGTGCGATGAAAAAAGTAATTCAAGCTGCCAAAAAGGCTGGTGTAAAAGGTATCAAAGTTCAGGTTGCTGGACGTCTTGGTGGTGCTGAAATGGCACGTACTGAGTGGTATCTAGAAGGACGTGTTCCTTTGCATACACTCAGAGCAAAAATCGATTATGGATTTGCTGAAGCCCATACTACATATGGAGTAATCGGCGTGAAGGTCTGGATCTTTAAAGGTGAGGTACTCCAAAAGGGTATCCAACCTGAAAGAACTGAAAGACCTAAAAGACGTGCTCCAAGAAGGAGAAGTTAA
- the rplP gene encoding 50S ribosomal protein L16, with product MLMPKKTKYRKQQKGRNRGKAYRGNSLAFGNIGIKALEHGRIDSRQIEAARVAMTRKVKRTGKIWIRVFPDKPLTKKPLETRMGKGKGAVEKWVMNIKPGRIIYEMAGVEESLAREALDLARYKLPFKTKIVTQESENELY from the coding sequence ATGTTGATGCCTAAGAAGACAAAATATAGAAAACAGCAAAAGGGACGCAACAGAGGTAAAGCTTATAGAGGCAATAGTCTTGCGTTCGGAAATATAGGAATCAAAGCACTTGAGCATGGTCGTATCGACTCTCGCCAGATTGAGGCAGCAAGGGTTGCAATGACTCGAAAAGTAAAAAGAACTGGAAAGATCTGGATCCGTGTGTTTCCAGATAAACCTCTTACCAAAAAGCCATTGGAGACAAGGATGGGTAAAGGTAAAGGTGCAGTGGAGAAATGGGTTATGAATATCAAACCTGGCCGCATCATTTATGAGATGGCAGGTGTTGAGGAGAGCTTGGCAAGAGAAGCTCTCGATCTTGCACGATACAAACTCCCTTTTAAAACAAAAATCGTGACACAAGAGAGTGAAAATGAACTATACTGA
- the rpmC gene encoding 50S ribosomal protein L29: MNYTELKEKSLQELEGLLKDKKLELFELRMKLKTMQLQDTSQIRKTRKDIARIKTAIAEKRRAG, translated from the coding sequence ATGAACTATACTGAGTTGAAAGAGAAGAGCCTACAAGAGCTCGAAGGGTTGTTGAAGGATAAGAAGTTGGAGCTGTTTGAGCTTCGTATGAAGCTAAAAACAATGCAGCTTCAAGATACGAGTCAAATTAGAAAAACAAGAAAAGATATTGCGAGAATCAAAACCGCTATTGCGGAGAAAAGAAGGGCTGGATAA
- the rpsQ gene encoding 30S ribosomal protein S17 codes for MAYKRVIQGTVVKKSGDKTISLLVERKVMHPKYHKIVKRFKKYLVHDEKNQANVGDVVTAVECRPISKRKSFRLKEIVQAGVK; via the coding sequence ATGGCTTACAAAAGAGTTATTCAAGGAACAGTCGTTAAAAAGAGCGGTGACAAAACTATTTCACTCCTCGTTGAGCGAAAAGTTATGCACCCAAAATATCATAAGATCGTTAAACGATTCAAAAAATATTTGGTGCATGACGAAAAAAATCAAGCCAACGTTGGAGACGTTGTCACTGCCGTAGAATGTAGACCAATTTCTAAAAGAAAATCTTTTAGACTCAAAGAGATTGTACAGGCAGGAGTTAAGTAA
- the rplN gene encoding 50S ribosomal protein L14, translating into MIQSFTRLNVADNSGAKEIMCIKVLGGSKRRYASVGDVIVASVKKAAPNGKVKKGQVVKAVVVRTKKEVQRENGSLIRFDDNAAVILDNKNEPIGTRIFGPVSREVRYKNFMKIVSLAPEVL; encoded by the coding sequence ATGATTCAAAGTTTTACAAGACTCAACGTCGCTGATAATAGCGGCGCAAAAGAGATTATGTGTATTAAGGTCCTTGGTGGATCGAAAAGACGTTACGCTTCCGTTGGCGATGTGATAGTTGCTTCAGTCAAAAAAGCAGCACCAAACGGAAAGGTGAAAAAAGGTCAAGTTGTCAAGGCAGTTGTAGTAAGAACCAAAAAAGAGGTTCAAAGAGAAAACGGCTCTTTGATACGATTTGATGACAATGCAGCTGTTATTCTTGATAACAAAAATGAACCTATTGGTACACGTATTTTCGGTCCTGTTAGCAGAGAAGTTCGCTATAAAAACTTCATGAAAATTGTTTCACTTGCACCGGAGGTGCTCTAA
- the rplX gene encoding 50S ribosomal protein L24, producing MAKKFKIKKGDIVEIIAGDDKGKTGEVLQVLTKKDAVIVAGCKLAKKAVKPSEQNPEGGFVNKEMPIHISNVRKVEGGAS from the coding sequence ATGGCTAAGAAATTTAAAATCAAAAAGGGCGATATTGTAGAGATCATCGCCGGAGATGACAAAGGTAAAACTGGAGAGGTTCTCCAGGTTCTTACAAAAAAAGATGCAGTAATCGTAGCAGGCTGTAAGCTTGCAAAGAAAGCTGTAAAACCGAGTGAACAAAATCCAGAGGGCGGATTTGTCAATAAAGAGATGCCTATTCACATCTCTAACGTTCGTAAAGTAGAAGGTGGCGCATCATGA
- the rplE gene encoding 50S ribosomal protein L5, whose product MTLELKEIYNEKVKPALAEELDLKNPMLIPNLEKIVVSVGAGEASRDSKLMQNIQDTISLITGQHAVVTKAKKSEAGFKIREGMPVGVKVTLRQDRMWNFLQKLIYIALPRVKDFRGLPKSGFDGRGNYNFGLDEQLMFPEVDYDNIIKTHGMNITIVTTTDSDKEAYKLLELLGFPFAKGGR is encoded by the coding sequence ATGACATTAGAGCTAAAAGAGATCTATAACGAGAAAGTCAAACCAGCTCTTGCTGAAGAGCTTGATCTTAAAAACCCTATGCTCATTCCAAATCTTGAGAAAATTGTAGTGAGTGTAGGTGCTGGTGAAGCAAGCCGTGATAGTAAATTGATGCAAAATATTCAAGATACTATCAGCCTCATCACTGGGCAGCATGCTGTTGTTACGAAAGCTAAAAAGAGTGAGGCTGGGTTTAAGATCCGTGAAGGTATGCCTGTAGGAGTAAAAGTAACACTACGCCAAGATCGTATGTGGAACTTTTTGCAAAAGCTCATCTATATAGCACTGCCAAGAGTGAAAGACTTCCGCGGACTTCCAAAAAGTGGTTTTGATGGGAGAGGAAACTACAACTTTGGTCTTGATGAGCAGTTGATGTTCCCAGAAGTTGATTATGACAACATCATCAAAACTCACGGTATGAACATAACAATTGTAACAACAACTGATAGTGACAAAGAGGCGTATAAGCTTCTTGAACTACTCGGATTTCCATTCGCAAAAGGTGGTAGATAA
- a CDS encoding type Z 30S ribosomal protein S14, whose amino-acid sequence MAKKSMIAKAKRKPKFKVRAYTRCRICGRPRSVYRDFGICRICLRKMASEGLLPGVKKSSW is encoded by the coding sequence ATGGCGAAGAAAAGTATGATCGCGAAAGCGAAGAGAAAGCCAAAATTCAAGGTTAGAGCATATACTCGTTGTAGAATCTGCGGCCGTCCAAGATCTGTATATAGAGATTTTGGAATCTGCAGAATCTGCTTGCGTAAAATGGCAAGTGAAGGCTTGCTTCCTGGTGTTAAAAAGTCAAGTTGGTAA
- the rpsH gene encoding 30S ribosomal protein S8, with amino-acid sequence MVNDIIADSITRIRNASMRGQEVTQLLYSKIVEAIVKILQDKGYIESYKVVEDGNKKFINVVLKYEEAGKKKRPVINEIKRISKPGRRVYKGKDEIKRFKNGYGTIIVSTSKGVLPNDEAYRQGVGGEVLCSVW; translated from the coding sequence ATGGTTAATGATATCATCGCTGATTCAATCACAAGAATTAGAAACGCATCTATGCGCGGACAAGAGGTTACACAACTTCTTTATTCGAAAATTGTAGAAGCTATTGTAAAGATTCTTCAAGATAAAGGCTATATAGAGAGCTATAAAGTAGTTGAAGATGGTAACAAGAAATTTATCAATGTAGTTTTGAAATATGAAGAAGCAGGAAAGAAAAAGAGACCTGTAATTAATGAAATTAAACGTATTTCTAAACCTGGTCGTCGTGTCTATAAAGGCAAAGATGAGATCAAGAGATTCAAAAACGGTTACGGAACTATTATAGTAAGTACTAGTAAAGGTGTGTTACCTAACGATGAAGCTTACCGTCAGGGAGTTGGCGGCGAAGTTTTGTGTAGTGTTTGGTAA
- the rplF gene encoding 50S ribosomal protein L6, whose amino-acid sequence MSRIGKQPVAIPSGVEVKMEEGKLIVKKGNLTQEVDFGNRVKVKIDNNQIIFEPAGEDKQSRAFWGTYRALTNNAIKGLVEGFEKKLEINGVGYRAQVKGKELELQLGFSHPINYPIPEGIQITVEKNIITVKGHDKQKVGQVAAEIRSFRPPEPYKGKGVKYVDEVIIRKAGKTAKK is encoded by the coding sequence ATGAGTAGAATTGGAAAGCAACCAGTTGCAATACCAAGTGGTGTTGAAGTAAAGATGGAAGAGGGTAAACTCATTGTCAAAAAAGGCAACCTCACACAAGAGGTTGATTTTGGCAATAGAGTAAAAGTAAAAATAGATAATAATCAAATAATTTTTGAGCCTGCTGGAGAAGATAAGCAAAGCAGAGCATTTTGGGGAACATACAGAGCCCTTACCAATAACGCAATCAAAGGATTGGTAGAGGGGTTTGAAAAGAAACTTGAGATCAATGGAGTTGGTTATAGAGCACAAGTCAAAGGCAAAGAACTTGAACTGCAGCTCGGTTTTTCACATCCGATCAACTATCCAATTCCTGAAGGAATTCAGATAACTGTCGAGAAAAATATTATCACTGTCAAAGGCCATGACAAGCAAAAAGTTGGCCAAGTAGCAGCAGAGATTAGAAGCTTTAGACCGCCTGAGCCGTACAAGGGTAAAGGTGTGAAATATGTCGATGAAGTTATCATTAGAAAAGCTGGTAAGACAGCGAAGAAGTAA
- the rplR gene encoding 50S ribosomal protein L18, whose product MRESVQKRKNKLRIKRKRRVRGKITGSAERPRVSIFKSNRHFYAQAIDDTKGHTLAYSDGAKLGVKVNKEDVKKVAADMAQKLKAVGVETIVFDRNGYLYHGVVASFADALRENGIKF is encoded by the coding sequence ATGAGAGAGAGCGTTCAAAAAAGAAAGAATAAATTAAGAATAAAAAGAAAAAGAAGAGTTCGCGGTAAAATTACTGGTAGCGCAGAGCGTCCAAGAGTATCGATTTTCAAATCAAACAGACACTTTTACGCGCAAGCTATCGATGATACCAAAGGACATACTCTTGCATACAGTGATGGCGCGAAGCTTGGCGTAAAAGTCAATAAAGAGGATGTGAAAAAAGTAGCAGCCGATATGGCACAAAAGCTCAAAGCTGTAGGTGTTGAGACAATCGTTTTCGATAGAAACGGTTATCTTTACCATGGAGTAGTTGCATCATTTGCTGATGCACTCAGAGAAAACGGAATCAAGTTCTAG
- the rpsE gene encoding 30S ribosomal protein S5: MEKWNREEFEEVVVNISRVTKVVKGGRRFRFSALVVVGDKNGHVGYGIGKAKEVPDAIRKAIDNAFKNITTVNLKGTTIAHDIEHKYNASKILLKPASPGTGVIAGGAARPVLELAGVKDILTKSLGSNNPATLVRATIEALERIKA, translated from the coding sequence ATGGAAAAATGGAATAGAGAAGAATTCGAAGAAGTTGTTGTAAATATCAGCCGCGTGACAAAGGTTGTCAAAGGCGGGAGAAGATTTAGATTTAGTGCACTAGTGGTAGTAGGGGACAAAAATGGTCATGTTGGCTATGGTATTGGAAAAGCCAAAGAGGTTCCAGATGCGATTAGAAAAGCAATTGATAACGCTTTTAAAAACATTACAACTGTGAATCTTAAAGGTACTACAATTGCTCACGATATTGAGCACAAATACAATGCAAGCAAAATCTTGCTCAAACCAGCAAGCCCTGGTACTGGTGTGATTGCCGGTGGTGCTGCTCGTCCTGTGCTTGAACTTGCTGGTGTAAAAGATATTTTGACAAAGTCTCTAGGATCAAATAACCCTGCTACACTCGTTCGTGCTACAATTGAAGCATTAGAAAGAATTAAAGCATAA
- the rplO gene encoding 50S ribosomal protein L15, with the protein MALHNLQPAPGSTHKTKRVGRGQGSGMGKTATRGQKGQKSRTGYSQKRGFEGGQQPLQRRLPKVGFNSNVVKPVAINVDKVKKVAELEEITMETIRSVYKLPKYVTRVKLIGRGVKEIIAKIKDENISHSGQQ; encoded by the coding sequence ATGGCATTACACAATCTCCAACCAGCTCCTGGTAGTACTCACAAGACAAAAAGAGTTGGCCGTGGGCAAGGTAGCGGAATGGGTAAAACTGCTACTCGTGGTCAAAAAGGTCAAAAGAGTAGAACAGGATACTCACAAAAAAGAGGATTTGAAGGTGGTCAACAACCACTGCAAAGAAGACTGCCAAAAGTTGGATTCAACTCAAATGTAGTCAAGCCTGTAGCAATCAATGTTGATAAAGTCAAAAAGGTTGCTGAACTTGAAGAGATCACTATGGAGACAATCCGCAGTGTCTATAAACTTCCAAAGTATGTAACACGTGTAAAACTCATCGGTAGAGGTGTAAAAGAGATAATCGCAAAAATAAAAGACGAAAATATCTCTCATAGTGGACAACAATAA
- the secY gene encoding preprotein translocase subunit SecY — protein sequence MSKSLVNKILITLGFLFLYRVLAYVPVPGVNIDVVKDFFDSQAGNALGMFNMFSGNAVKRLSIISLGIMPYITASIIMELLAATFPALGQLKKERDGMTKYMQIIRYATIVITLIQAVGVSIGLQHLTGKAGEPAIMIDMPSFITIAAISMLAGTMILMWIGEQITQRGVGNGISLIIFAGIVSGIPSAIAGTINLVNTGELNFLILIAIVTIILVTVGFIIYVELAERRIPVSYSRKVLMQNQKKRIMNYIPIKLNLSGVIPPIFASAILMFPSTILQSSTNPIVQKIADFLNPNGFIFNALMFVLVIFFAYFYASIVFNAKDIADNLKRQGGFIPGVRPGEPTAAYLNEVASRLTFWGALYLAIIATLPWVLVKAMGVPFYFGGTAVLIVVQVALDTMRKIEAQIYMSKYQTLSTVGL from the coding sequence ATGAGTAAATCATTAGTCAACAAAATCCTCATAACGCTTGGATTTCTGTTTCTCTACAGAGTCCTTGCGTATGTCCCCGTGCCAGGTGTCAATATCGATGTAGTCAAAGACTTTTTTGATTCCCAAGCAGGCAATGCCCTTGGCATGTTCAATATGTTTAGTGGAAATGCCGTTAAAAGACTCTCAATCATCTCATTAGGTATTATGCCTTATATCACCGCTTCAATCATTATGGAACTCCTTGCTGCTACTTTCCCGGCTCTTGGGCAGCTCAAAAAAGAGCGTGATGGTATGACAAAGTATATGCAGATTATCCGCTATGCAACTATTGTCATTACACTCATACAAGCAGTTGGTGTCTCAATTGGCCTGCAGCACCTGACAGGAAAAGCTGGTGAGCCTGCTATTATGATAGATATGCCTTCATTCATCACTATAGCAGCTATAAGTATGCTTGCTGGGACTATGATCTTGATGTGGATTGGTGAGCAGATTACGCAAAGAGGTGTTGGTAACGGTATATCTCTTATCATTTTTGCTGGTATCGTATCTGGAATCCCATCTGCAATTGCTGGAACTATCAATCTTGTCAATACAGGCGAGTTGAACTTCTTGATACTTATTGCTATCGTTACCATTATATTGGTAACTGTAGGATTTATCATCTACGTAGAGCTAGCAGAAAGACGTATACCAGTCTCATATTCTCGTAAAGTTTTGATGCAAAATCAAAAAAAGAGAATAATGAACTATATCCCTATCAAGCTCAACCTCAGTGGAGTTATTCCGCCAATTTTTGCATCTGCGATTTTGATGTTTCCATCAACTATCTTGCAATCTAGCACAAACCCAATAGTACAAAAAATAGCAGATTTTCTCAATCCAAATGGATTTATCTTTAATGCACTCATGTTTGTGCTAGTAATTTTCTTTGCATATTTTTACGCTTCTATTGTCTTTAATGCAAAAGATATTGCAGATAACCTCAAGAGACAGGGAGGATTTATTCCGGGAGTGAGACCTGGTGAGCCAACAGCAGCCTATCTCAATGAAGTAGCAAGCAGACTAACTTTTTGGGGTGCGCTCTACCTCGCTATCATTGCAACGCTGCCGTGGGTACTTGTTAAGGCAATGGGTGTACCTTTCTATTTTGGTGGAACTGCGGTACTTATCGTTGTGCAAGTTGCGCTTGATACTATGAGAAAAATTGAAGCGCAAATATATATGAGCAAATATCAAACACTCAGTACGGTTGGACTTTAA